In a single window of the Thermovenabulum gondwanense genome:
- a CDS encoding aminotransferase class III-fold pyridoxal phosphate-dependent enzyme has product MLSPHDVIPTLEKYILVDGFPIVIDLEKSYGSYIVDAKDGTDYLDFYTFFASSPLGLNHPKLANEEFKERVFRAAVNKVANSDIYTVEMAQFVKTFMEVAAPENFIHLFLIDYGTLAVENALKVAMDWKVRKNIDKGYKESAQKGTKVIHFKEAFHGRSGYALSLTNTADPRKYMYFTKFNDWPRITNPKIVWPLEKHLDEVKRAENEAINQIKKAIAENPDDICAIIIETIQGEGGDNHFRPEFFRALREICDENEIML; this is encoded by the coding sequence ATGCTTTCACCTCACGATGTAATTCCAACCCTTGAAAAGTATATTTTGGTGGATGGCTTTCCCATTGTAATTGATTTAGAAAAATCTTACGGTAGCTACATTGTGGACGCTAAGGATGGAACCGATTACTTGGACTTTTATACCTTCTTTGCCTCATCACCACTGGGCTTAAATCATCCAAAACTTGCCAACGAGGAATTTAAAGAGAGAGTCTTCAGAGCTGCTGTCAATAAAGTGGCCAATTCGGATATATATACGGTGGAAATGGCTCAGTTTGTAAAAACCTTTATGGAAGTTGCCGCACCGGAAAATTTTATTCACCTTTTCTTAATCGATTACGGCACCCTGGCGGTAGAAAACGCATTAAAGGTCGCTATGGACTGGAAGGTAAGGAAAAACATTGATAAAGGTTATAAAGAAAGCGCTCAGAAGGGAACCAAGGTTATACACTTTAAGGAGGCCTTTCACGGAAGGTCGGGTTATGCCCTTTCCCTTACTAACACGGCAGATCCGAGGAAATATATGTATTTTACGAAATTTAACGATTGGCCCAGGATAACAAATCCCAAGATTGTTTGGCCTTTAGAAAAGCACTTAGATGAAGTGAAAAGGGCGGAAAATGAGGCAATAAACCAGATTAAAAAAGCTATTGCTGAAAACCCCGATGATATATGTGCGATAATAATTGAAACCATCCAGGGTGAGGGAGGGGACAACCATTTCAGGCCGGAGTTTTTCAGGGCACTTAGGGAGATATGCGATGAGAATGAGATAATGCTAA